Proteins encoded in a region of the Vicia villosa cultivar HV-30 ecotype Madison, WI linkage group LG5, Vvil1.0, whole genome shotgun sequence genome:
- the LOC131601178 gene encoding uncharacterized protein LOC131601178 — protein sequence MAKGGQCLFEKLWRCVRTVFFVIVLVVSLLVTSLPVVVAVVDVLVPCVLISNFTCVKCYGLIEHFRRYSFKSSLTDIPLVSLIRSFIIICVYSICDGPALSHGPYLGTVTLCSFSSIVLLSVKACVFTVNSQIEAEASVASLKRQRLHLKKSWGMPVLFLSSVVFALGHIVVAYRTSCRARRKLLFHRVDPESALSCKSAFCGYPKVPRSPTPSGGRTPKSDSEMRRRPFGTARDEELQARLLADSDSFFITCQGLPLHYKLSLPGSPPHTLSSASRVESNSSYCTSSMAGGLEKLDRHCLDMSPKIEPHLHRSYSNNLKGSSLYAPLLDSTTTTSVFSEDIPIFHLDDICEEETSKLDSLSLGQNVGQLGVVLIHGFGGGVFSWRHVMGSLAREINCTVAAFDRPGWGLSSRPRREDWEEKDLPNPYKLESQIDLLLSFCTEIGFSSVVLIGHDDGGLLALMASQRVQTSMNYRNVTIKGVVLLNVSLSREVVPSFARILLHTSLGKKHMVRPLLRTEITQVVNRRAWYDATKLTTEVLNLYKAPLSVEGWDEAVHEIGKLSSETILSAKNAESLLQAVEDIPVLVIAGAEDSLVSLKSCQAMASKLENSRLVAISGCGHLPHEECPKALLAAISPFINRLLSASDSQSQ from the exons ATGGCGAAGGGAGGACAATGCTTGTTCGAGAAGCTTTGGAGGTGTGTTCGGACGGTTTTCTTTGTGATTGTATTGGTGGTTTCGCTGCTTGTTACGTCGCTTCCGGTGGTTGTTGCGGTGGTCGATGTTCTTGTTCCGTGCGTTTTGATCTCGAATTTTACTTGTGTTAAATGCTACGGTTTGATTGAGCATTTTCGCCGGTACTCTTTCAAGAGTTCATTGACCGATATTCCTCTTGTTTCACTCATCCGATCCTTCATCATTATAT GTGTTTATTCTATTTGTGATGGACCTGCTCTTTCACACGGTCCTTACCTTGGAACTGTGACTCTGTGTTCTTTTTCATCAATTGTTCTCCTTTCAGTCAAAGCTTGTGTTTTCACTGTAAATTCCCAGATTGAAGCTGAAGCTTCAGTAGCTTCTTTAAAAAGGCAGAGACTCCATTTGAAGAAGTCATGGGGAATGCCTGTCTTGTTTCTTTCGTCTGTCGTGTTTGCGCTTGGCCATATTGTCGTTGCTTATAGAACCAGCTGTAGAGCACGGAGAAAGCTCTTGTTTCATCGCGTTGACCCTGAATCT GCCCTATCATGCAAAAGTGCTTTTTGCGGCTATCCAAAGGTACCACGTTCTCCTACCCCTTCTGGGGGCAGAACTCCTAAAAGTGACAGTGAAATGAGGCGGAGACCTTTTGGGACTGCTCGTGACGAAGAATTACAGGCCAGATTACTTGCAGACTCAGATAGCTTTTTCATTACATGTCAAGGACTTCCTCTTCATTACAAGCTCAGCTTGCCTGGTTCACCTCCACATACATTGTCATCAGCATCACGCGTTGAATCAAATTCTAGTTACTGCACTTCATCAATGGCTGGAGGGTTGGAAAAATTGGATAGACATTGCCTAGATATGTCTCCGAAGATAGAGCCGCATCTACACAGGAGCTATAGCAATAATCTCAAGGGATCATCTCTATATGCCCCTCTATTAGATAGTACTACAACAACCTCAGTTTTTTCTGAAGATATCCCTATTTTTCATCTAGATGATATTTGTGAAGAGGAAACTAGTAAATTGGATTCATTATCTCTGGGGCAAAATGTTGGTCAATTAGGTGTTGTTTTAATACATGGGTTTGGTGGAGGAGTTTTCTCTTGGAGGCATGTTATGGGGTCTCTAGCTCGAGAGATTAATTGCACAGTTGCTGCATTCGATCGTCCTGGTTGGGGATTAAGTTCAAGACCGCGTCGGGAGGACTGGGAAGAAAAGGATTTGCCTAATCCTTATAAACTTGAAAGTCAG ATTGACCTGCTTTTATCATTCTGTACTGAGATTGGATTTTCGTCAGTGGTATTAATTGGTCACGATGATGGAGGATTGCTTGCTCTTATGGCTTCCCAACGAGTTCAAACATCAATGAATTATCGTAAC GTAACTATCAAAGGGGTTGTATTACTAAATGTTAGCTTGTCAAGGGAAGTGGTTCCCTCCTTTGCAAGAATCCTCCTGCATACCTCacttgggaagaagcacatgGTTCGTCCTCTACTAAGGACGGAAATCACTCAAGTGGTgaatcggcgtgcttggtatgatGCTACCAAATTGACTACAGAAGTTTTGAATCTCTATAAG GCTCCACTATCTGTTGAAGGATGGGATGAAGCTGTTCATGAGATTGGTAAATTGTCATCTGAAACCATACTTTCAGCAAAAAATGCAGAATCATTGCTACAAGCTGTAGAAGACATTCCTGTGTTAGTTATTGCAGGAGCTGAAGATTCCCTTGTCTCCTTAAAATCATGTCAAGCTATGGCCTCAAAACTTGAAAATTCT AGACTAGTTGCAATATCTGGATGTGGTCATTTACCTCATGAAGAATGTCCAAAGGCTTTGCTTGCAGCTATATCACCCTTCATTAATAGACTCCTGTCAGCATCTGACTCTCAGAGCCAATAA